A window of Nitratireductor kimnyeongensis genomic DNA:
CGTTTCGGCCCCGTGGGGTATGAGATCGGTGAAGCCGACCGAATGGTCGATCCGATCTTCGGGAGCGCGACGGCCGCCACCCAGCTCGATGACAGCAAGGCCGAGGGCGCGGGCATCGATCGCGGTGACAAAGCCATCGTCCGCAGCAGGAACAGGAAGAGTTACCGACGCACGAGGCAGGTGCGTGTTCGGATTCTCAACGAAGTCAGCCGGCCCGCCAAGGGCGGACACCATCTTGCCGAAACGTTCTGCAGCATTTCCGCTCTCGAGGGCATCGTGAGCGCGATCATAGGCTTCGCGCGTGGTTGCAGCGATGCCTGATGCCAGAAGCATCTCGCCCGCCAGCGCCAGCGTGACATCCACGAGCCGCCGGTCCCGCTTCCTGCCCGTGAGAAAGTCGACGGCATTGACGACTTCGACCGCGTTGCCCGCGGCAGAGGCGAGCGGCTGGTTCATGTCGGTCATGAGGGCGGAGGCGGAAAGACCGGCTTCGCCCGCCACACGCACCAGGTTTTCGGCGAGCTTGCGGGCCGCACGGGAATCTCCCATGAAGGCGCCATTGCCGGATTTTACATCAAGCACCAGCGATGAAAGGCCTGCGGCAAGTTTCTTCGACAGGATGGAGGCGGTGATAAGCGGGATGGATTCCACGGTGCCGGTAACATCACGCACGGCATAAAAGCGCTTGTCGGCGGGTGCGAGATCACCCGTCTGCCCGATGATCGCACAACCCACCTTGCGCACCGTTTCGGCAAAGCGCTTCTGGTCTGGCTGGCTCATGTAACCGGGGATGGCATCCATCTTGTCGAGCGTCCCGCCGGTGTGGCCCAAACCCCGCCCCGAGATCATCGGTACAAAGGCACCGCAGGCCGCCACGATGGGCGCTAACATGAGAGAGACATTGTCGCCCACGCCGCCGGTGGAATGCTTGTCGGTCACGGGACCGGGCAGATCCGACCAATCGAGCACGGTGCCTGAATCGCGCATGGAGAGCGTGAGGGCTGCGCCCTCGGCTGGATCCATCCCGTTGAGAAAAATGGCCATGGCGAGGGCGGCAATCTGCCCCTCGCTCCATGTGCCGTCGGCAAGCCCGGCAGCAAACCCGGCGATCTCGTCGTCCGTCAGCGCCTTGCCGTCACGTTTCCTGCGGATGATCTCCTGCGGCAGCATCGGGCGCTCAATTGGCCTGAAGGCCGTCGGCGCACAACTGGCCGAGAATGGAAGCGAGGCGCTGCCCGCCGATGGGCGCCATGTCCTTGGTTTCCTGATGGGAGAGTTCGCCAGCACTCATGCCTGCACCCAGATTTGTGATGACAGAGCAGGCGGCGACACGAAGCCCGAAATAGCGCGCGAGAATGACTTCGGGCACGGTCGACATGCCGACCGCGTCGGCACCCAGCGTGCGCGCCATGCGGATTTCCGCCGGTGTTTCGAAGGTGGGTCCGGAGAACCACATATAGATGCCCTTGTGTAACTGCGTGCCCGTGTTCAGAGCTGCTTTCTCAAGGCCTTCGCGCAGGCCTGCGTCGTACGCCTCGCTCATGCCGACGAAACGACGGTCACTGCCTTCGCCGATCAGCGGGTTGGCGCCCGAGAAATTGATGTGATCCTCGATCAGCATCACCGAGCCGGGCGGCATGTCTTCGCGCAGGGAGCCGGCGGCATTGGTGAGGATGAGCTGCGTGATGCCGATGCCCCATAAGGTTTCAAGCGCCGGGCGCATGGCGGCGGGATCGCCGTGCTCATAGTAGTGCGCGCGGCCTGCTAGCATCAGGACCGGCGTGCCGGCAAGCCGCCCCGCGACGATTTCGCCCGCATGGCCCGTCACCCCGCTTTGCGGAAAGCCTGGCAACTCGGAATATGAGATGCGCACGGCATCGTCCACATCGTTGACAAGCCCGCCAAGCCCCGAGCCCAGCACCAGCGCAAGCTGCGGGGCAAGCCCGTTGAGCCGCTCCGTCAGACGATCGACGGCCTGCTTCATTTGCCATCCTCAAAACTGAATCCGCGCGGAAAGACCGCAGAAAAAGGCACCGTTTCCAGAACGCCGTTGGTGTCGCACAGATGTAGCACCGCATCTTCCGTGGCGAATTCCGCCAGCCGCTGCCGGCAGCCGCCGCAGGGCATGATTTTCGGCATTTTCTCCGCCACCACGGCGATCTCGGTTACGCGCCCGCCGCCTGCCATGACGAGATGGCCGAGCGCGGTGGTCTCCGCACACCAGCCTTCGGGATAGGAGGCGTTCTCGATGTTGCAGCCGGCATGGATGGTGCCCGCCTCGGTCCTGACCGCGGCCCCCACGGGAAAGCGCGAATAGGGGGCGTAGGCGTTTTTCATGGCCGCGCTGGCGGCGGAAAAGAGGTCGCTGGCGTTCATCAACGCTCCTTCACATAGGGCACGCCACCGGCGCGCGGCGGCACGGCCTTGCCGATAAAGCCGGCCAAAAGCACGACGGTGAGAATGTAGGGCAGGGCTTGCATGAACTGCACCGGCACCTGGCCGATCAAGGGCAGGGGCGTGCCCTGAATGCGGATTGCAAATGCATCGAGAAAGCCGAACAGGAGGCAGGCAAACATGACCGGGACGGGCTTCCACTTGGCGAAGATGAGGGCTGCCAGCGCGATGAAGCCGCGGCCTGCCGTCATGTCCTTCACGAAGCCGGCATTCTGCGCCATGGAGAGATAGGCGCCAGCCATGCCGGTGAGGATGCCGGTGCAGATGACGGCACGATAGCGCAGCCATGAGACGGAGATGCCCGCCGTGTCGACCGCTGCCGGGTTTTCGCCCACCGCCCGCAGCCTGAGGCCGAAACGGGTGCGGAAGAGCACCCACCAGGTGAAGGGCACAAGCAGGAAGGCAGCGTAGGTGAGCAGCGAATGGCCGGAGATGAGCTCGGAGTAGATCTCGCCCAGAATGGGCACATCGCGCACCGCCTCGGCAAAGGGCAGCTCGATCGAGCTGAAGCGCGCATCGCTTGGCAGCGAGGGGGTCCGCCCGCCCTGCCGGAACCAGGCCTGCCCCAGAATGATGGTGGAGCCGGCGGCAATGAAATTGATGGCGACGCCCGAGACGATCTGGTTGCCGCGATGGGTGATGGAGGCAAAGCCATGCACAAGCGCGAGGAACACGGAAATCAGCATCGCCGCGCCAAGGCCTGCCCAGGCGGAGCCGGTAACGGCCGCCGCCGCGCCGGCAGCAAATGCGCCGGCCAGCATCTTGCCTTCAAGGCCGATGTCGAACACGCCCGACCGCTCCGAATAAAGCCCGGCGAGTGCCGCCAGAAGCAGCGGGATGGACAGCCGCACGGTGGAATCGAGAACGAGGATCAGGGAATGAAAGAAATCCATATCAGCCACCCTCTCCCTGCTGCGCCTCGACGCCCGCCGAACGCGGGCTGAGACTGGCGAAAAGCGCCTGGATCGAAGGACGGAACATGTGCTCCAGCGCGCCGGCAAAGAGGATGACAAGGCCTTGAATGATGACGATCATGTCGCGCGAGATATTGGGCATCTCGAAGGCAAGCTCGGCCCCGCCCTGATAGAGCATGCCGAACAGGATGGCCGCCGGCACGATGCCCGCCGGATGGGAGCGCCCCATCAGCGCCACGGCGATGCCGACAAAGCCTGCGCCGGTGACGAAATCGATCTGCAAACGGTTTTGGTCGCCCATCACCGGGTTGAGCGCCATCATGCCGGCAAGCGCGCCGGAGATGAGCATGGTGATGATGATGATTTTCGTTTCGCTGACGCCGGCATAGCGCGCGGCCTTGGGGCTGAAACCGCGCATGCGGATTTCATAGCCGAGCCGTGTGCGCCAGATCAGCACCCAGACGAGAAACGCCGCCAGAAGCGCCAACAGGAAAGAGAGGTTGAACGGAGCGGAGCGGATGGAAAAGCCCATCGCCTCCAGCACCCAGTTGAGCTTGGGCAATTGCCCGCCTTCAAGGAAATTGCGGGTCTGCGGGGCCTGCGCGCCGGCGGGCTTCAGTACATTGACCAGCAGATAGACCATCAGGCTGGCGGCGATGAAATTGAACATGATGGTGGTGATGACGATGTGCGACCCGCGCCTTGCCTGGAAATAGGCCGGGATGAAGGCCCACGCCGCGCCAAACAGTGCCGCACCCACAATGGCCAGCGGAAACACCACCCACCAGGGCAGAATGCTGTCGAAGGCGAGGCAGACCACCGCCACGCCCAGCCCGCCCACATAGGCCTGCCCTTCGCCGCCAATGTTGAACAGGCTGCAATGGAAGGCAACGGCGACGGCAAGCCCTGTGAAGATGAAGCTCGTCGCGTAATAGAGCGTGTAGGCGATGTTCTGCCCGCGGCCCAGCGCCCCTTCCACCAGAATGGCGGCGGCGCGAAACGGGTTTTCCCCCACCAGCATCACCACCAGCCCGGCCACCAGAAAGGCGACGGCGAGATTGATGAGCGGGATCAGCCCGTAATCGGCCCATGCGGGCAGTTTCGCATAAGGCGCACTCATTCCGCCGCCTCCTTGGAACTCGATGCATGATCAAGCGACTGCCAGTCATGGTAGGTCAGCTTTCGTCCCTCGACCTTCCAAGTCGTGCGTCCGTTGGTGTTGCGATCCAGGACCACTGCGGCGGCTGCAGATGGGCTTTTGAATGCGAATGAAGTGGCAAACTCAAAACGATCTTCCGCAATCTCTTTGAGAATGCCTTGTAAAATCAGGTCGTCTTTGAGTTCTTTATAGCTTAGCTGAACATAGCCGGTGTTCCTGAGGGCCTGCGACCCCTTTAACACAATAAACTCCCCTTCTTCCTCTATGGCCCGCGCCTGAACGCCCGAGCGGTGTCGAATCTCAAAGGATGCTTGGGGTAGTATCGAGTTTCCGGAACCGTCCGGTTCAGCCTTTTGTGGAACTTCCTGTGCAGTGGCCTGCTTCAGGAAATCTATACCGACAACCGGCAGAACCGTTTTCAGATTGGCCAGAAACGCTTCCATATTTGCCTTGTCAGCCTCGGGCAAACGCCTCTTGTCGGGGCTTGGATATTTCGAGTTTTCGAGAGTGGCGCGGGCTGCAGATGCAGCCATCTCGATAAGGCGCGCTTCTAAATATTGAACGTGCCCCTTCGTCAGCGCGTCATCCGAGGTTGTGATGGCCACAGCTGTTTCCCAAAACCCGCGGTCGCGGGCGCTACTGGGAAGGCGATCCTTGAGGCTGTCGGCTTCGCCGATATACGCGCGCATCTTCAGGGGGTTGTCGGGGTCTTGGCCGTACAGAATGTAGACGCCGGTCTTTTCCATTTCCGGCCTTTGAAGCAAGCGGTCAAAACGACTTTGCCTGCTGACAAGCAGCGAACCTGTCCATCCGTGGAGAGACACAACCATCAAGCCGTTTGGGCTGCCATCGACCAAAAACAGCTGAATAGTCCGACCGAACTCCTGGCTCACACTCATTCCGCCGCCTCCTTTTCCTCGACGCCGGCCATGAGCAGGCCGAGTTCGCCTTCGCTGGCTTCAGGACCGCGTTCGCCCACCACGCGGCCGGCGAACATGACCAGGATGCGGTCGGAGAGCGAGCGGATTTCATCGAGCTCGACCGAGACCAGAAGCACGGCCTTGCCCTGATCGCGCATGTCGATCAGCTGTTTGTGGATGAACTCAATGGCGCCCACATCCACGCCGCGCGTCGGCTGGCCGACGATCAGCACCTTCGGGTCCTGTTCCATTTCGCGCGCCAGCACGATTTTCTGCTGGTTGCCGCCCGAAAAGTTCGCCGTCTTCAGCCGGCAGTCGGGCGGGCGGATGTCGTATTTCTCGATTTTCTCGCGGGCATCGGCGCGGATCGCCTCGATGTTGAGGAAGGGGCCGTTGAGATATTTCGCCTGCCGGTGATAGCCGAGCATGGCGTTTTCGTTTTCCTCAAAGGGTAGAACGAGGCCCACATGGTGCCGGTCTTCGGGCACATGGGCCATGCCGCGCGCGCGCAGGTCTGCCGGGTCTGCCGCGCCTGTCAGGTCCACCGGCTCGCCATCCAGCGTCACCGTGCCGGAAATGGCCTTGCGCACGCCGGTGATGGCATCGAGAAGCTGCGATTGCCCATTGCCCGCCACGCCGGCAATGCCGACGATCTCGCCCGCGCGCACATCGAGCGATACATTGTCGACCATGGTGACGCCGCGCGAATCCTTCACGGTGAGATTGCGCACCGAAAGCAGCACCTCGCCGGGGCTTGCCTCGCCCTTTTCCACCTGAAGCAGCACCCGCCTGCCCACCATCAGCTCGGCCAGTTCCTCCACGCTTGTCTCGGCGGTCTTGCGGGTCGCCACCA
This region includes:
- the deoA gene encoding thymidine phosphorylase; translated protein: MLPQEIIRRKRDGKALTDDEIAGFAAGLADGTWSEGQIAALAMAIFLNGMDPAEGAALTLSMRDSGTVLDWSDLPGPVTDKHSTGGVGDNVSLMLAPIVAACGAFVPMISGRGLGHTGGTLDKMDAIPGYMSQPDQKRFAETVRKVGCAIIGQTGDLAPADKRFYAVRDVTGTVESIPLITASILSKKLAAGLSSLVLDVKSGNGAFMGDSRAARKLAENLVRVAGEAGLSASALMTDMNQPLASAAGNAVEVVNAVDFLTGRKRDRRLVDVTLALAGEMLLASGIAATTREAYDRAHDALESGNAAERFGKMVSALGGPADFVENPNTHLPRASVTLPVPAADDGFVTAIDARALGLAVIELGGGRRAPEDRIDHSVGFTDLIPHGAETKRGEPICMVHASSEASARRAAQIVSGAYAITDEKPRTRKTILRRVTADK
- a CDS encoding cytidine deaminase gives rise to the protein MNASDLFSAASAAMKNAYAPYSRFPVGAAVRTEAGTIHAGCNIENASYPEGWCAETTALGHLVMAGGGRVTEIAVVAEKMPKIMPCGGCRQRLAEFATEDAVLHLCDTNGVLETVPFSAVFPRGFSFEDGK
- a CDS encoding GIY-YIG nuclease family protein; protein product: MSVSQEFGRTIQLFLVDGSPNGLMVVSLHGWTGSLLVSRQSRFDRLLQRPEMEKTGVYILYGQDPDNPLKMRAYIGEADSLKDRLPSSARDRGFWETAVAITTSDDALTKGHVQYLEARLIEMAASAARATLENSKYPSPDKRRLPEADKANMEAFLANLKTVLPVVGIDFLKQATAQEVPQKAEPDGSGNSILPQASFEIRHRSGVQARAIEEEGEFIVLKGSQALRNTGYVQLSYKELKDDLILQGILKEIAEDRFEFATSFAFKSPSAAAAVVLDRNTNGRTTWKVEGRKLTYHDWQSLDHASSSKEAAE
- a CDS encoding ABC transporter permease, whose translation is MDFFHSLILVLDSTVRLSIPLLLAALAGLYSERSGVFDIGLEGKMLAGAFAAGAAAAVTGSAWAGLGAAMLISVFLALVHGFASITHRGNQIVSGVAINFIAAGSTIILGQAWFRQGGRTPSLPSDARFSSIELPFAEAVRDVPILGEIYSELISGHSLLTYAAFLLVPFTWWVLFRTRFGLRLRAVGENPAAVDTAGISVSWLRYRAVICTGILTGMAGAYLSMAQNAGFVKDMTAGRGFIALAALIFAKWKPVPVMFACLLFGFLDAFAIRIQGTPLPLIGQVPVQFMQALPYILTVVLLAGFIGKAVPPRAGGVPYVKER
- a CDS encoding ABC transporter ATP-binding protein: MAETAIELKGISKSFGAVHANRNIDLKIEAGTIHGIIGENGAGKSTLMSILYGFYQADHGQIHLGGKKAAINTPSDAIALGVGMVHQHFMLVQNFSVLENVILGAEGEALLNTSIAKARSELERLERDYGLEVNPDAIIEDLPVGLQQRVEILKALYRGADILILDEPTGVLTPAEADHLFRILEQLKEEGKTIILITHKLREIMAITDNVSVMRQGTMVATRKTAETSVEELAELMVGRRVLLQVEKGEASPGEVLLSVRNLTVKDSRGVTMVDNVSLDVRAGEIVGIAGVAGNGQSQLLDAITGVRKAISGTVTLDGEPVDLTGAADPADLRARGMAHVPEDRHHVGLVLPFEENENAMLGYHRQAKYLNGPFLNIEAIRADAREKIEKYDIRPPDCRLKTANFSGGNQQKIVLAREMEQDPKVLIVGQPTRGVDVGAIEFIHKQLIDMRDQGKAVLLVSVELDEIRSLSDRILVMFAGRVVGERGPEASEGELGLLMAGVEEKEAAE
- a CDS encoding ABC transporter permease, producing MSAPYAKLPAWADYGLIPLINLAVAFLVAGLVVMLVGENPFRAAAILVEGALGRGQNIAYTLYYATSFIFTGLAVAVAFHCSLFNIGGEGQAYVGGLGVAVVCLAFDSILPWWVVFPLAIVGAALFGAAWAFIPAYFQARRGSHIVITTIMFNFIAASLMVYLLVNVLKPAGAQAPQTRNFLEGGQLPKLNWVLEAMGFSIRSAPFNLSFLLALLAAFLVWVLIWRTRLGYEIRMRGFSPKAARYAGVSETKIIIITMLISGALAGMMALNPVMGDQNRLQIDFVTGAGFVGIAVALMGRSHPAGIVPAAILFGMLYQGGAELAFEMPNISRDMIVIIQGLVILFAGALEHMFRPSIQALFASLSPRSAGVEAQQGEGG
- a CDS encoding purine-nucleoside phosphorylase, whose translation is MKQAVDRLTERLNGLAPQLALVLGSGLGGLVNDVDDAVRISYSELPGFPQSGVTGHAGEIVAGRLAGTPVLMLAGRAHYYEHGDPAAMRPALETLWGIGITQLILTNAAGSLREDMPPGSVMLIEDHINFSGANPLIGEGSDRRFVGMSEAYDAGLREGLEKAALNTGTQLHKGIYMWFSGPTFETPAEIRMARTLGADAVGMSTVPEVILARYFGLRVAACSVITNLGAGMSAGELSHQETKDMAPIGGQRLASILGQLCADGLQAN